The genomic stretch AAGGCAGCTAAAACTCCTGCAACAGCAAGAGCCTCCCACGACTTAATTCTGCCGGAAGTAACAGGCCTTTCCTTGGTTCTTTCGACATGTAAATCAAAACCCCTATCGGCATAATCATTGATAGCGCAACCCGCACTTCTCATCAAGAATGTGCCAATAACAAAAATAGAAAAATATAAAAAGCTCGGATGGCGATCGGTAGCGAGCCACAAACCCCACAAGGTTGGCCATAAGACCAATAGGGTTCCAACAGGTTTATCAAATCGAATAAGAGATAAATAAGCAGCTATTTTTGTACGTATCATAGGTAGAGCATATCAAGCTTTTATGTAATCAATCTTATGGCCCAACCAACGATTTAAATGTTTAACCACCAAATCGGGATGTTGCGCCAACAATCTAGCTGATAAATCTTTGGTTTTTTCAATCAAACCATGTTCTTGTTGCAAATCCACAAAACGTAACATGGTGTCGCCCGATTGTTTGGCGCCCAATAATTCTCCAGGCCCACGCAGCGCTAAATCTTTCTCAGCGATTAAAAATCCATCCTGAATCTCTTTCACATTTTGCAATCTTTCTTTAGCAGCCATCGATAATTCATGCCCGTATAAAAGAATACAAACTGATTGGGCTGAACCTCGACCAACTCGCCCTCTCAATTGGTGTAGCTGAGAGTAACCAAAGCGTTCAGCATGCTCAATAATCATCAATGAGGCATTAGGCACATCAACACCAACCTCTATCACGGTTGTTGCCACTAGGACTTTTATATCCCCAGATACAAAAGCTTGCATCACTGCATTTTTCTCATCCGACTTTAATCGGCCATGCACTAAACCAACTTTAATATTAGGCAAAGCTTGTTGGAGCGCTTGATGCGTATCAACAGCGGTCTGTAGCTGTAGAACCTCAGACTCTTCAATTAACGGACAAACCCAATACACTTGAGTACCCTTATCAACTTCATGCATCAAACCAGCCACCACCTCATCACGCCGCTCACTTTTAACTAATTTTGTGATCACAGGCGTACGACCAGGAGGCAACTCATCAATAACAGACACTTCCAAATCAGCATAAAACGTCATCGCTAATGTTCTAGGTATAGGTGTGGCAGACATCATTAATTGATGGCAATCAATTTCAACATCATCAATTTTTTGCTGAAGCTGGAGACGTTGCTTAACACCAAAACGATGTTGCTCATCAACAATAACCAGCCCTAATTTGGAGAACTCAACACCGTCTTGTATAAGCGCATGAGTGCCAACAATTAACTGCCCCTCACCACTCGCCATCAGAGCTTGAGCCTCACGTTTTTCCTTAGCTTTTAAAGAGCCTGTTAACCACACAATTTGAATGCCTAATGGCTCTAACCAGGCTTTTAATTTTCTATAGTGCTGCTCAGCCAAGATTTCTGTTGGAGCCATGATGGCCGCCTGATAGCCATGATCAATACAGTGCATAGCCGCTAAAGCAGCCACAATCGTTTTGCCACTACCCACATCCCCCTGCAGCAAACGGTTCATTGGATAAGGATTTGATAAATCCCCCATAATTTCCTGCCAAACACGAACTTGAGCAGACGTTAGTTGAAAAGGTAGATGAGATAAAAATTGACTCAAGATGCCATTAGGTCTTGGCTGCGGGTCCATTTGTACAGCACGTCTACTTAGACGTTTAGCTCTAGCCTGCTGTAAAGACAATTGCTGCGCTAACAGTTCCTCTATCTGGATTCTGCGCCAAGTGGGGTGCGTCCGATTTTGAATAGACTCCATGTCATCCGTTTTGCTTGGATGATGCAAAGTTGTAATAGCACTCAACAAAGTAGGCAATGATTGATTCGGGAATATCTGATCAACCAAACTCTTAGGAAGAATTTCAGCCAACTGCGCTGTTAAATCAGGATCCTTTAAAGCGTTACTTATCGCTTTACGAATAGCTAGCTGACTCACACCAGCAATTGTTGAATAAATAGGCGTTAAAGTATTAGGTAAAGGCGCATCAGGCGCTACGGCTCTAACAGTGGGATGCACCATCTCAGGACCATAATAGCCTTCACGGACATCACCCCTCACCCTTAGATGCTGCCCAACAGCCATCTGCTTTTGTTGACTAGGGTAAAAATTTAGCCACCTCAGAAATAGCTCATTACCAGCATCATCGGCAATCACCACCAAAAGCTGTCTACGTGGCCTAAACATGACATCTTGACGAATAACGTAACCCTGAACTTGAGCAGTTACCGCGCCAAATGCATGAATTACCTCTCCAATAGTTGATAATTTAGTCTCATCTTCATATCGAATAGGCAGGTGCAATGCGCAATCCAATGAGGAACGCAAACCTAACTTTTCAAGAGGAGTTGAACTGGATTTACTAACCATGTTTAGAATCTTAATGTTCCCATGGTATCGCGATGCGCCTTTCTGACTTTAATTACAACTTACCGCCTGAGCTAATTGCCCAGCACCCCTTGTCCAACAGGACTTCTAGCCGACTTTTAGAAGTTGGTAAAGATGCCCATGGCCAACTTTTGCTTAACGATAAACGATTTACGGATGTCATTGAGTTAATTCAACCAAATGATTTGTTGGTATTTAATGACACAAAGGTCATCCCAGCTCGTCTTTTCGGCAAAAAAGAGACAGGCGGTTCCGTTGAGGTGCTTTTAGAACGTGTCACAGGCGTTGATACTGCGCTAACTCAAATCCGAGCATCCAAATCACCTAAGGCCGGCACCAAGCTACTGATGGGTAGTTTGGAAGATCCTTTTGAGATTGAAGTTTTAGGTAGAAGTGAAGATTCCCAAAATCCTTTTTTTGAAGTGAAGTTTCCTGGACCTTGCATTCCATTACTAGAAAAACATGGTCAATTACCGCTCCCTCCCTACATTACGCACACGCCAGACGAAGAAGATCAGAAGCGCTATCAAACTGTTTTAGCCAAAAATCCCGGCGCAGTGGCAGCACCAACGGCAGGCCTACATTTCGATGAAAAAACACTAGAACTACTGGCCCAAAAAGGAGTGCAACACACCACACTCACGTTACATGTGGGCGCAGGCACTTTTAGCCCCGTTAGAACTGAAAATTTATCAGAACACAAAATGCATAGCGAGTGGTTCTCTATTCCTGGTGAAACTCAAAAATTAATCCAACAAACAAAAGAACGTGGGGGCAAAATCATAGCCGTTGGCACAACTAGCCTAAGGGCGTTGGAGTCATCAGCAGCACTAAACCTCCAGGAAGGTGAG from Polynucleobacter sp. MWH-Spelu-300-X4 encodes the following:
- the recG gene encoding ATP-dependent DNA helicase RecG, with protein sequence MKILNMVSKSSSTPLEKLGLRSSLDCALHLPIRYEDETKLSTIGEVIHAFGAVTAQVQGYVIRQDVMFRPRRQLLVVIADDAGNELFLRWLNFYPSQQKQMAVGQHLRVRGDVREGYYGPEMVHPTVRAVAPDAPLPNTLTPIYSTIAGVSQLAIRKAISNALKDPDLTAQLAEILPKSLVDQIFPNQSLPTLLSAITTLHHPSKTDDMESIQNRTHPTWRRIQIEELLAQQLSLQQARAKRLSRRAVQMDPQPRPNGILSQFLSHLPFQLTSAQVRVWQEIMGDLSNPYPMNRLLQGDVGSGKTIVAALAAMHCIDHGYQAAIMAPTEILAEQHYRKLKAWLEPLGIQIVWLTGSLKAKEKREAQALMASGEGQLIVGTHALIQDGVEFSKLGLVIVDEQHRFGVKQRLQLQQKIDDVEIDCHQLMMSATPIPRTLAMTFYADLEVSVIDELPPGRTPVITKLVKSERRDEVVAGLMHEVDKGTQVYWVCPLIEESEVLQLQTAVDTHQALQQALPNIKVGLVHGRLKSDEKNAVMQAFVSGDIKVLVATTVIEVGVDVPNASLMIIEHAERFGYSQLHQLRGRVGRGSAQSVCILLYGHELSMAAKERLQNVKEIQDGFLIAEKDLALRGPGELLGAKQSGDTMLRFVDLQQEHGLIEKTKDLSARLLAQHPDLVVKHLNRWLGHKIDYIKA
- the queA gene encoding tRNA preQ1(34) S-adenosylmethionine ribosyltransferase-isomerase QueA, with product MRLSDFNYNLPPELIAQHPLSNRTSSRLLEVGKDAHGQLLLNDKRFTDVIELIQPNDLLVFNDTKVIPARLFGKKETGGSVEVLLERVTGVDTALTQIRASKSPKAGTKLLMGSLEDPFEIEVLGRSEDSQNPFFEVKFPGPCIPLLEKHGQLPLPPYITHTPDEEDQKRYQTVLAKNPGAVAAPTAGLHFDEKTLELLAQKGVQHTTLTLHVGAGTFSPVRTENLSEHKMHSEWFSIPGETQKLIQQTKERGGKIIAVGTTSLRALESSAALNLQEGETRLFITPGYEFKVVDCLITNFHLPCSTLLMLVSAFAGYESIRKAYDHAINQQYRFFSYGDAMFLSRL